In Phragmites australis chromosome 24, lpPhrAust1.1, whole genome shotgun sequence, the following are encoded in one genomic region:
- the LOC133906932 gene encoding ethylene-responsive transcription factor ERF038-like: MAQELQESSSCSATTTTSSCTTSSTSSCSSTVTDSSSSPPSPAATNAAPAPAARKRQAAEADAEAADGEEEEEEEEGGCAGKTTAKKRKRSSDGKHPTYHGVRMRAWGKWVSEIREPRKKSRIWLGTFPTAEMAARAHDVAVLAIKGRAVHLNFPELAGVLPQAASPAPKDVQAAAALAAAFTSPSSSLEPESGSTAPCLVQEEPAKNSAVPEEAEAPPAAPQQPATLLSGVEEERQLFDLPDLLLDIRDGFGCFPTMWAPLPDVEEVNAELRLEELLLWE; the protein is encoded by the coding sequence ATGGCTCAAGAGCTCCAAGAAAGCTCCTCCTGctctgccaccaccaccacctcatcGTGTACCACCAGCTCtacctcctcctgctcctccaccGTCACGGACTCGTCTTCCTCGCccccgtcgccggcggcgaccaatgccgcgcccgcgcccgcggcACGGAAGCGGCAGGCGGCGGAGGCAGATGCCGAGGCGGCGGacggggaggaagaggaggaggaggaggagggagggtgCGCGGGGAAGACGACGGCGAAGAAGAGGAAGCGGAGCAGCGACGGGAAGCACCCGACGTACCACGGCGTCCGGATGCGGGCCTGGGGCAAGTGGGTGTCGGAGATCCGCGAGCCCCGCAAAAAGTCGCGCATCTGGCTAGGCACTTTCCCCACCGCCGAGATGGCCGCGCGCGCCCACGACGTCGCCGTGCTCGCCATCAAGGGCCGCGCCGTGCACCTCAACTTCCCCGAACTCGCCGGGGTGCTCCCGCAAGCCGCGTCCCCGGCGCCCAAGGACGTCCAGGCCGCCGCTGCATTGGCTGCCGCGTTCACGTCGCCGTCATCATCCTTGGAGCCGGAGTCCGGCTCAACAGCGCCATGCCTTGTCCAAGAGGAGCCCGCCAAGAACAGCGCCGTCCCGGAGGAGGCCGAGGCGCCACCGGCCGCACCTCAGCAGCCAGCGACGCTGTTGAGCGgcgtggaggaggagcggcagcTGTTCGACCTGCCGGACCTGCTCCTCGACATCCGAGACGGGTTCGGGTGCTTCCCGAC